Proteins encoded within one genomic window of Pongo pygmaeus isolate AG05252 chromosome 6, NHGRI_mPonPyg2-v2.0_pri, whole genome shotgun sequence:
- the TBL2 gene encoding transducin beta-like protein 2, translating into MELSQMTELMGLSVLLGLLALMATAAVARGWLRAGEERSGRPACQKANGFPPDKSSGSKKQKQYQRIRKEKPQQHNFTHRLLAAALKSHSGNISCMDFSSNGKYLATCADDRTIRIWSTKDFLQREHRSMRANVELDHATLVRFSPDCRAFIVWLANGDTLRVFKMTKREDGGYTFTATPEDFPKKHKAPVIDIGIANTGKFIMTASSDTTVLIWSLKGQVLSTINTNQMNNTHAAVSPCGRFVASCGFTPDVKVWEVCFGKKGEFQEVVRAFELKGHSAAVHSFAFSNDSRRMASVSKDGTWKLWDTNVEYKKQQDPYLLKTGRFEEAASAAPCRLALSPNAQVLALASGSSIHLYNTRRGEKEECFERVHGECIANLSFDITGRFLASCGDRAVRLFHNTPGHRAMVEEMQGHLKRASNDSTRQRLQQQLTQAQETLKSLGALKK; encoded by the exons ATGGAGCTTTCGCAGATGACGGAGCTCATGGGGCTGTCGGTGTTGCTTGGGCTGCTGGCCCTGATGGCGACGGCGGCGGTAGCGCGGGGGTGGCTGCGCGCGGGGGAGGAGAGGAGCGGTCGGCCGGCCT GCCAAAAAGCAAATGGATTTCCACCTGACAAATCCTCGGGATCCAAGAAGCAGAAACAGTATCAGCGGATTCGGAAGGAGAAGCCTCAACAACACAACTTCACCCACCGCCTCCTGGCTGCAGCTCTGAAG AGCCACAGCGGGAACATATCTTGCATGGACTTTAGCAGCAATGGCAAATACCTGGCCACCTGTGCAGATGATCGCACCATCCGCATCTGGAGCACCAAGGACTTCCTGCAGCGAGAGCACCGCAGCATGAGAGCCAACGTGGAGCTGGATCACGCCACCCTGGTGCGCTTCAGCCCTGACTGCAG AGCCTTCATCGTCTGGCTGGCCAACGGGGACACCCTCCGTGTCTTCAAGATGACCAAGCGGGAGGATGGGGGCTATACCTTCACAGCCACCCCAGAGGACTTCCCTAAAAAGCACAAGGCGCCTGTCATCGACATTGGCATTGCTAACACAG GGAAGTTTATCATGACTGCCTCCAGTGACACCACTGTCCTCATCTGGAGCCTGAAGGGTCAAGTGCTGTCTACCATCAACACCAACCAGATGAACAACACACACGCTGCTGTATCTCCCTGTGGCAG ATTTGTAGCCTCATGTGGCTTCACCCCGGATGTGAAGGTTTGGGAAGTCTGCTTTGGAAAGAAGGGGGAGTTCCAGGAGGTGGTGCGAGCCTTCGAACTAAAGGGCCACTCTGCGGCTGTGCACTCGTTTGCTTTCTCCAACGACTCGCGGAG GATGGCTTCTGTCTCCAAGGATGGTACATGGAAACTGTGGGACACAAATGTGGAATACAAGAAGCAGCAGGACCCCTACTTGCTGAAGACAGGCCGCTTTGAAGAGGCGGCGAGCGCCGCGCCGTGCCGCCTGGCCCTCTCCCCCAATGCCCAGGTCTTGGCCTTGGCCAGTGGCAGTAGTATTCATCTCTACAATACCCGGCGGGGCGAGAAGGAGGAGTGCTTTGAGCGGGTCCATGGCGAGTGTATCGCCAACTTGTCCTTTGACATCACTGGCCGCTTTCTGGCCTCCTGTGGAGACCGAGCGGTGCGGCTCTTTCACAACACTCCTGGCCACCGGGCCATGGTGGAGGAGATGCAGGGCCACCTGAAGCGGGCCTCCAACGACAGCACCCGCCAGAGGCTGCAGCAGCAGCTGACCCAGGCCCAAGAGACCCTGAAGAGCCTGGGTGCCCTGAAGAAGTGA